One genomic region from Anabaena sp. PCC 7108 encodes:
- a CDS encoding DNA cytosine methyltransferase, with the protein MINNQLISISLFTGAYGLDLGLEQAGFHTVSVVEKDRDATKTIALNRPYLQESAVPRELEKVSSQQLLEEGGRVLNLGRALSVGEVDLVTGGPPCQPFSTAGKRGSVLDPRGSLFMDFIRIVKEVQPRFFLMENVRGLLSASLRHRPINQRGKNYPLLEPDEIAGAALKVVLAEMKELGYNVVYNLLEAADYGVPQNRLRVVFIGSRDGEAATFPLAKYSKDGKNLPKWRTLKDALISFVDVQPEFIGYSENRLKFLRLLQAGQNWRNLPEELQKEAMGGAYNSGGGKVGFYRRLSWDKPSPTITTCPHQKATDMCHPTELRPLTVGESAKIQTFPDDWIFYGSVTSKYKQIGNAVPVLLAKELGDYLFNLMRGNQPKGKAVAEQLSLFSL; encoded by the coding sequence ATGATAAATAATCAACTTATTTCTATTTCTCTTTTCACTGGTGCTTATGGTTTAGATTTAGGTTTAGAACAAGCAGGATTTCATACAGTAAGTGTAGTAGAAAAAGACCGCGATGCCACAAAAACAATTGCTCTCAATAGACCTTATCTCCAAGAAAGTGCTGTCCCCAGAGAATTAGAAAAAGTTTCTTCCCAGCAATTACTTGAGGAAGGAGGAAGAGTTTTAAATTTAGGTCGCGCTTTAAGCGTTGGTGAGGTAGATTTAGTAACTGGTGGTCCCCCTTGTCAACCATTTAGCACCGCAGGAAAACGCGGTTCAGTTCTAGACCCTCGCGGTAGTTTATTTATGGATTTTATCCGCATTGTGAAAGAAGTCCAACCCCGTTTTTTCTTAATGGAAAATGTGAGAGGTTTACTTTCTGCTTCTCTTCGTCACAGACCAATTAACCAACGGGGGAAAAATTACCCACTTTTAGAACCTGATGAAATAGCTGGTGCAGCTTTGAAGGTAGTTTTAGCAGAAATGAAGGAATTAGGCTATAACGTAGTTTACAACCTTTTAGAAGCGGCAGATTATGGTGTTCCTCAAAATAGATTACGTGTAGTTTTTATTGGTTCTAGAGATGGTGAAGCTGCTACATTTCCTTTAGCTAAATATAGCAAAGATGGTAAAAATCTACCGAAATGGCGGACTTTAAAAGATGCGTTAATAAGTTTTGTTGATGTTCAACCAGAGTTTATTGGTTATTCAGAAAATCGTCTGAAGTTTTTAAGATTATTACAAGCAGGACAAAATTGGAGAAATTTACCAGAAGAATTGCAAAAAGAAGCAATGGGAGGTGCTTATAATTCTGGTGGGGGAAAAGTTGGTTTTTACAGAAGATTATCTTGGGATAAACCTTCACCGACTATCACAACCTGTCCTCATCAAAAAGCTACAGATATGTGTCATCCTACAGAACTTCGTCCTTTAACAGTGGGTGAGTCTGCAAAAATTCAAACTTTTCCTGATGATTGGATTTTTTATGGCTCCGTAACTTCTAAATATAAACAAATTGGTAATGCAGTACCAGTTCTACTTGCTAAAGAACTTGGTGATTATCTGTTTAATTTAATGCGGGGAAATCAACCAAAAGGAAAAGCAGTAGCTGAACAACTCTCTTTATTTTCTCTATAG
- a CDS encoding heme-copper oxidase subunit III, producing the protein MDSSINPEELHHVSHEHEHDEEGNKMFGFIVFLLSESVIFLSFFAGYIIYKTTTVNWLPAGVSGLEITAPTINTVILVASSFVIYFAEKALEKHDLNSYRLLLLLTMTMGSYFLYGQAVEWSELEFGFTSGTFGGMFYLLTGFHGLHVFTGILLQSIILIRSFIPGNYDTGHFGVNSTSLFWHFVDVIWIILFLLIYVWQ; encoded by the coding sequence ATGGATAGTTCTATTAACCCTGAAGAATTGCATCATGTCAGCCATGAACATGAACACGACGAAGAAGGCAATAAAATGTTTGGTTTTATTGTCTTTCTCTTATCTGAAAGTGTCATTTTCTTAAGTTTTTTCGCTGGCTATATTATCTACAAAACCACAACAGTTAACTGGCTACCTGCTGGTGTTTCAGGACTAGAAATTACAGCACCAACAATTAACACTGTAATTCTGGTTGCTAGTAGTTTTGTCATTTATTTTGCTGAAAAAGCCCTGGAAAAACATGACTTAAATAGTTATCGTCTATTGCTATTACTAACAATGACAATGGGTAGTTATTTCCTTTATGGGCAAGCTGTGGAATGGAGTGAACTGGAATTCGGTTTTACTTCCGGTACTTTTGGCGGGATGTTTTATCTGTTAACCGGGTTTCACGGTTTGCACGTTTTCACAGGGATTTTGTTACAGTCCATTATTTTGATTCGTTCTTTCATTCCCGGTAATTACGATACTGGTCACTTTGGTGTTAATTCAACTTCGTTGTTTTGGCACTTTGTTGATGTCATCTGGATTATTTTGTTTCTGCTTATCTACGTTTGGCAGTAG
- the ctaD gene encoding cytochrome c oxidase subunit I, with amino-acid sequence MTNIPIHIAGETHHHEPPNDWKTYFTFSTDHKVIGIQYLVTSFFFFLIGGIFAMILRGELVTPESDLVDRTVYNGMFTMHGTVMLFLWTFPSLVGLANYLVPLMIGARDMAFPRLNAVAFWMVPVVGILLMSSFFVPGGPAQSGWWAYPPVSTQNPTGNLINGQVLWLLAVAISGVSSIMGAVNFVTTIVKMRAPGMGFFRMPLFVWAVFSAQIIQLFGLPALTAGAVMLLFDITVGTAFFDPSKGGNPVMFQHYFWFYSHPAVYVIILPIFGIFSEIFPVYSRKPLFGYKVVAVSSMLIAVVSGIVWVHHMYVSGTPGWMRLIFMLTTMFVSIPTGIKVFAWVATIWGGKIRLTTPMLFGLGGLVMFVFAGITGIMLSSVPVDVHVNNTYFVVGHFHYVLYGTVTMGLYAAIYHWFPKMTGRMYHEGWGQIHFWLTFIGTNLNFLPMHPLGLQGMVRRVASYAPEYQFWNIIASLGGFLLGMSTLPFIFNMLISWMQGEKAPNNPWRAIGLEWMISSPPPVENFEEIPIIISAPYGYGKSEPLTANLENYTTLQNAE; translated from the coding sequence ATGACTAACATCCCCATTCACATTGCAGGTGAAACACATCACCACGAACCACCAAACGACTGGAAAACTTACTTCACCTTTAGTACAGACCACAAAGTCATCGGTATTCAATACCTCGTCACCTCATTTTTCTTCTTCCTAATTGGCGGTATTTTCGCCATGATCTTGCGGGGAGAACTTGTCACCCCCGAATCTGATTTAGTAGACCGTACCGTTTATAACGGAATGTTCACCATGCACGGAACCGTCATGCTGTTCCTGTGGACATTTCCCTCACTTGTGGGTCTAGCTAACTACCTCGTACCCTTGATGATTGGGGCGCGAGATATGGCATTCCCTCGCCTGAACGCCGTCGCCTTTTGGATGGTTCCTGTGGTGGGAATTCTCCTCATGTCCAGCTTCTTTGTTCCCGGTGGTCCCGCCCAATCTGGTTGGTGGGCATATCCCCCCGTCAGTACCCAAAACCCCACGGGTAACTTGATTAACGGACAAGTTCTGTGGTTATTAGCGGTAGCTATTTCCGGTGTTTCCTCCATCATGGGCGCGGTGAACTTTGTCACCACCATTGTCAAAATGCGCGCCCCCGGTATGGGTTTCTTCCGAATGCCCTTATTTGTGTGGGCAGTATTTAGCGCCCAAATCATCCAATTATTTGGACTTCCCGCCTTAACTGCTGGTGCAGTCATGCTGTTATTTGACATCACCGTTGGAACTGCCTTTTTTGACCCCAGCAAAGGCGGAAACCCAGTTATGTTCCAGCATTATTTCTGGTTTTACTCCCACCCAGCAGTTTATGTAATCATTCTGCCTATCTTCGGGATTTTCTCAGAAATATTCCCCGTTTATTCTCGCAAGCCTTTATTTGGCTACAAAGTCGTCGCTGTTTCCTCCATGTTAATCGCCGTCGTTAGCGGTATCGTCTGGGTACACCATATGTATGTCAGCGGTACTCCTGGGTGGATGCGATTGATTTTCATGTTGACAACAATGTTTGTATCCATTCCTACAGGGATTAAAGTATTTGCTTGGGTAGCAACAATTTGGGGTGGAAAAATCCGGTTAACCACACCAATGCTGTTTGGGTTGGGTGGTTTGGTGATGTTTGTCTTTGCTGGGATTACAGGAATTATGCTTTCTTCTGTACCAGTAGATGTTCACGTTAACAACACTTACTTCGTTGTTGGTCATTTCCACTATGTACTTTACGGAACAGTAACAATGGGCTTATATGCAGCCATTTATCACTGGTTCCCGAAAATGACAGGGCGAATGTACCACGAAGGTTGGGGTCAAATTCACTTCTGGTTAACATTCATCGGGACTAACCTCAACTTTTTACCCATGCACCCATTAGGTTTGCAAGGGATGGTACGCCGTGTTGCTTCCTATGCACCAGAGTATCAATTCTGGAATATTATCGCTAGTCTTGGTGGCTTTCTCTTAGGAATGTCTACCTTACCCTTCATTTTCAATATGTTAATTTCTTGGATGCAAGGTGAAAAAGCACCTAATAATCCTTGGAGAGCGATTGGTTTAGAGTGGATGATTTCTTCACCTCCTCCCGTAGAAAACTTTGAAGAAATTCCCATCATTATTAGCGCACCTTATGGCTATGGAAAATCTGAGCCATTAACAGCCAACCTGGAAAACTACACAACATTACAAAACGCAGAATAA
- a CDS encoding cytochrome c oxidase subunit II, with protein sequence MKIRQILNILTLMTGVVAVTLISIGIGKQAYSWLPPQAAAESHLIDDLFSFLVTLGAFIFLGVTSTVLYSVIFHRANSNDLSDGPHIEGNVTLEVVWTAIPIMLVLWIAGYSYQVYEQMGIQGPSHLLHLHNPIGMQTAYAEDKEAPTMVGESVEKIDVLAKQWAWVFHYPEKNITSTELHLPSDRRIRLALQSEDVLHGFYIPAFRLKQDIIPGRTIDFEFTPIRPGKYHLTDSQYSGTYFATMQANVIIESPEQYHEWLTKAASQIPIPANNQAANEYAQTTSQSIKTGWKTVKPAAPPLVNFD encoded by the coding sequence ATGAAAATTCGGCAGATTTTAAATATTTTAACCTTGATGACTGGGGTAGTTGCCGTTACTCTGATCAGTATCGGTATCGGCAAACAAGCTTATTCTTGGCTTCCTCCTCAGGCTGCGGCTGAATCTCATCTTATTGATGATTTATTTAGCTTTTTGGTGACATTGGGCGCTTTCATCTTTTTGGGTGTCACAAGTACTGTTTTGTATTCCGTTATTTTCCACCGTGCTAACAGCAACGACTTGAGTGATGGACCACATATTGAAGGTAACGTTACCTTAGAAGTTGTATGGACAGCTATCCCGATCATGTTGGTATTGTGGATTGCAGGTTACAGCTACCAAGTTTATGAACAAATGGGGATTCAAGGCCCATCTCATTTGTTACATTTGCATAATCCTATTGGGATGCAAACTGCTTATGCAGAAGATAAAGAAGCACCAACAATGGTGGGTGAATCTGTAGAAAAAATTGACGTACTGGCTAAACAATGGGCGTGGGTGTTTCACTATCCTGAGAAGAATATTACCAGTACAGAATTGCATTTACCAAGCGATCGCAGAATTCGTTTAGCATTGCAATCAGAAGACGTGCTACATGGCTTCTATATCCCTGCTTTTCGCCTCAAACAAGACATAATTCCTGGTCGGACAATCGACTTTGAATTTACACCAATCCGCCCAGGTAAATATCACCTCACGGATTCCCAATATAGTGGTACATACTTTGCAACCATGCAAGCCAACGTGATTATTGAATCTCCAGAACAGTATCACGAGTGGTTAACAAAAGCTGCAAGCCAGATACCTATTCCCGCCAACAATCAAGCCGCCAATGAATACGCGCAAACAACCAGTCAAAGCATAAAAACTGGTTGGAAAACTGTTAAACCTGCTGCACCGCCCTTAGTCAACTTTGACTAA
- a CDS encoding DUF2231 domain-containing protein yields the protein MNSELIDQISAQMGANGLPYSIPIHPNLVHLTLGLFIIAITFDIVGVLFPLDQWAFKYLAISVERAQLFEVGWYNMVAAAVITFFTVAAGFYEMFLATPSADIKSAWGMQAMATMMWHGVGGVALLALIIGMTFWRGWQRYISCKDSDVQVRWSYLLAGISIMFIMYLHGTLGAQLAADFGVHNTADNLLRMGQDINKVLGN from the coding sequence ATGAACTCAGAATTAATTGATCAAATTAGCGCTCAAATGGGTGCAAATGGATTGCCCTACAGCATTCCTATTCACCCCAATTTAGTACATCTCACACTAGGTTTATTCATCATTGCTATTACCTTCGATATCGTTGGTGTACTCTTCCCATTAGATCAATGGGCTTTCAAATATTTGGCAATTTCTGTAGAACGCGCTCAATTATTTGAAGTTGGTTGGTACAACATGGTGGCTGCTGCTGTCATCACTTTTTTTACAGTGGCTGCGGGTTTTTATGAAATGTTCTTAGCAACCCCATCTGCTGATATTAAAAGTGCTTGGGGTATGCAAGCAATGGCAACCATGATGTGGCATGGCGTAGGCGGTGTTGCACTACTAGCTTTGATTATTGGCATGACTTTTTGGAGAGGATGGCAACGCTACATTTCCTGTAAAGACTCAGATGTACAAGTGCGCTGGAGTTATTTGTTAGCAGGAATTTCCATCATGTTTATTATGTACTTACACGGTACATTAGGAGCGCAATTAGCCGCTGATTTTGGCGTTCACAACACTGCAGATAACTTGTTGAGAATGGGACAAGACATTAACAAGGTACTGGGAAATTAA
- a CDS encoding DUF2231 domain-containing protein, with the protein MLESLTSLNDHNLPYPDTLHPIVVHFVIAMVVFSFFCDLIGYLTGKTRLFEVSWWNMCVATIAIFVAIIFGQFEAGLAKPYNLVKSVLNYHTLIGWSLSGIIATITAWRYVLRTRNPQKLPIHYLAAGLLLTIIVGVQVYLGDQLVWVYGLHTVPVVEAVKDGILP; encoded by the coding sequence ATGTTAGAGTCTTTAACGTCGTTGAACGACCATAATTTACCTTACCCAGATACGCTTCATCCCATCGTCGTTCACTTCGTAATTGCGATGGTAGTATTTTCTTTTTTCTGTGACCTGATTGGATATTTAACTGGTAAAACTCGCTTATTTGAAGTGAGTTGGTGGAATATGTGTGTAGCGACAATTGCCATTTTCGTCGCCATTATTTTTGGTCAATTTGAAGCTGGTTTAGCCAAACCTTACAACCTAGTTAAATCAGTATTAAATTACCATACCCTCATTGGTTGGTCACTTTCGGGAATTATCGCCACAATTACAGCTTGGCGTTATGTACTCCGCACCCGGAACCCACAAAAACTACCAATTCACTATCTAGCTGCTGGGCTACTTTTAACCATCATTGTTGGAGTACAAGTATATCTCGGTGATCAACTTGTGTGGGTTTATGGACTACACACCGTTCCCGTTGTGGAAGCGGTAAAGGATGGAATATTACCATGA
- a CDS encoding ABC-2 family transporter protein encodes MSYYQLPILKRTVKKALTLFSVYYAYMLEYRSELILWILSGSLPIILMGVWIQAAQGGKFGFTSVEFARYFFAVFLVRQSTVVWVIYDFEKEVVEGKLSPRLLQPLDPGFHHFFTHVAERFARMPFVFILIGLFFLLYPQAVWLPSLANLLLFTLATISAFSLRFLIQYTFAMFAFWTERATAIESFWFLFFLFLSGMIAPLEIFPEAVRNVVMFTPFPYLINFPASILVGLPVDLTRGFLSILGWLLVFLGANRLLWRAGLKRYSGMGA; translated from the coding sequence ATGAGTTATTACCAACTACCTATTCTGAAACGAACAGTTAAAAAAGCCCTAACATTATTTTCCGTGTATTATGCTTATATGCTAGAGTATCGCTCAGAACTAATACTATGGATTTTATCTGGTTCTTTACCAATTATTCTCATGGGTGTATGGATACAAGCAGCCCAAGGAGGTAAATTTGGTTTTACTTCTGTAGAATTTGCTCGTTATTTTTTTGCAGTTTTTCTAGTTAGACAAAGTACAGTTGTTTGGGTTATTTATGATTTTGAAAAAGAAGTAGTAGAAGGCAAACTTTCACCGCGATTATTGCAACCATTAGATCCAGGCTTTCATCACTTTTTTACTCATGTTGCTGAAAGATTTGCTAGAATGCCTTTTGTATTTATATTAATAGGATTATTTTTCTTATTATATCCCCAAGCTGTTTGGTTGCCTAGTTTGGCTAATTTATTGCTTTTTACATTAGCTACAATTTCAGCTTTTAGCTTACGGTTTTTAATTCAATATACCTTTGCTATGTTTGCCTTCTGGACAGAAAGAGCCACCGCTATAGAAAGTTTTTGGTTTTTGTTTTTCCTATTTTTATCCGGTATGATTGCACCCTTAGAGATTTTTCCAGAAGCGGTGCGGAATGTAGTCATGTTTACACCTTTTCCCTATTTAATTAATTTTCCTGCCAGTATTTTGGTGGGGCTACCTGTGGATTTAACAAGGGGATTTTTATCAATTTTGGGTTGGTTACTAGTATTTTTGGGTGCAAATCGCTTGTTATGGCGTGCAGGCTTAAAGCGCTATTCAGGAATGGGAGCGTGA
- a CDS encoding calcium-binding protein, whose amino-acid sequence MALLLGSNINDILNGTVGNDIIFGFDGDDIIDGGDGDDILIAGNGNDTINGGSGDDIIDGGDGNDILDGGDGNDTLDAGSGDDLFKGSAGNDTFNGGSGSDIADYSQLNTSISLKPTGFLDKGIFGTDQLIKIEKIIANSSVTNNTIDSSTAVGASITVNLQSKFLGVNGVPGVGPFTVVNFDDVKGTNLNDSITGDSQNNLLFGNDGDDIFGVSAGNDTIDGGVGNDTADYSQLSTSISLKPTGVLSKGIFGTDQLVKIEKIIANSSVTNNTIDSSTAVGASITVNLQTQSLVVNGVPGVGPFTVVNFDDVNGTNLNDSITGDSQNNLLFGNNGDDILNSGAGKDTLIGGQGVDRFDYRNLANSFLSSFDVITDFDATTGNDLFLVSTARTSFFDAGTVATLSSLDIASVLTAANFVANSAAQFTLDYAFGSRTFVAINNSTAGFSANTDAIIEVTGLTGDLGLNNFTTALV is encoded by the coding sequence ATGGCTCTTTTATTAGGCAGCAACATCAACGACATTCTTAACGGCACTGTTGGGAACGATATTATCTTTGGCTTTGATGGAGATGACATTATTGATGGTGGGGATGGAGATGATATCCTTATCGCTGGTAATGGTAATGACACCATTAATGGTGGGAGTGGAGATGACATTATTGATGGTGGGGATGGTAATGACATTCTTGATGGTGGGGATGGTAATGACACTCTTGATGCTGGGAGTGGTGATGACTTGTTTAAGGGAAGTGCTGGTAACGATACCTTTAATGGCGGATCTGGTAGCGATATAGCTGATTATAGTCAACTGAATACAAGTATCTCTCTCAAACCCACAGGATTTCTGGACAAAGGTATTTTCGGTACAGATCAACTGATCAAGATCGAGAAAATTATTGCCAATTCTAGTGTTACCAATAACACAATTGATTCTTCTACAGCAGTTGGTGCCTCCATCACTGTCAATCTCCAAAGCAAATTTTTAGGTGTAAATGGTGTTCCTGGAGTTGGACCATTCACAGTGGTCAACTTTGATGATGTCAAGGGAACAAATTTAAATGACTCCATTACCGGAGATAGCCAAAATAACCTACTGTTTGGGAATGATGGTGATGATATCTTTGGAGTCAGTGCTGGTAACGATACCATCGATGGCGGAGTAGGTAACGATACAGCTGATTATAGTCAACTGAGTACAAGTATCTCTCTCAAACCCACAGGAGTTCTCAGCAAAGGTATTTTCGGTACAGATCAACTGGTCAAGATCGAGAAAATTATTGCCAATTCTAGTGTTACCAATAACACAATTGATTCTTCTACAGCAGTTGGTGCATCTATCACTGTTAACCTGCAAACCCAATCTTTGGTTGTGAATGGTGTTCCTGGAGTTGGACCATTCACAGTGGTCAACTTTGATGATGTCAATGGTACAAATTTAAATGACTCCATTACCGGAGACAGCCAAAATAACCTACTCTTTGGAAATAATGGTGATGACATTTTGAATAGTGGCGCAGGAAAAGATACTCTAATTGGAGGCCAGGGAGTTGATCGTTTTGACTACCGTAACTTAGCTAATTCCTTCCTCAGTAGCTTTGATGTGATTACAGACTTTGATGCTACGACTGGCAATGATCTCTTCCTAGTTTCCACTGCACGCACCTCATTTTTTGATGCGGGAACTGTTGCAACACTGAGTTCACTTGACATTGCGTCCGTCTTAACCGCAGCTAATTTTGTAGCCAACTCTGCTGCTCAATTCACCCTTGATTACGCCTTTGGTAGCCGTACCTTTGTCGCCATTAATAATTCTACAGCTGGGTTTAGTGCCAATACCGATGCGATCATTGAAGTCACTGGACTAACTGGAGACTTAGGACTTAATAACTTTACAACTGCACTGGTGTAG
- a CDS encoding serine/threonine-protein kinase produces MSLCINPICPQPNHPDNDENRFCQSCGSQLEVIGRYRVLRLLSDKTGFGKVYEAYQQDTPKILKILKEELANDSKALSLFQQEAYVLEKLNHYGIPQTEGYFPYETKMGLILHCMVMEKIEGPNLEQWLKQQQNRPISQAQAIAWLKQLAEILELIHHNQYLHRDIKPSNIMIRPDGQLVLIDFGTAREVTKTYLANHGSVTAIMSSGYSPPEQMRGQAIAQSDFFALGRTFIFLLTGYQPTQLYNSHLDVLEWRHHATHVSPLLLNFIDWLMINEVNKRPENARKILDKLTELENQLIGMIGSSAATVNVVGGFKTEILNKLATNHTVLPPQKQPEKLPLLAWLSALIVALLLLWSVALANRNNKFTVLPPDYGQPPVKKGKVDYFPYEEGKDSQGKVAEFNIAVLSVEYKWQLGSTYQIKYNDQTITLDSLKSNLEQEGIQRIMENPSEIISVGTASCEGDIAAEQSRALQRSQQIQLLGKKIFSNIPSVKGYRLLNLGQFQRKDCQANQDSTAYQRSIIIIGVKKQAEGVILDEALRNRLEKKPFADFKLEDYSLGAINKFKTIPSNL; encoded by the coding sequence ATGAGTCTTTGTATTAATCCAATTTGTCCCCAACCCAACCATCCAGACAACGATGAAAACCGTTTTTGTCAAAGTTGTGGTTCTCAATTAGAAGTAATTGGACGTTATCGAGTTTTGCGTTTATTAAGTGATAAAACTGGATTCGGTAAAGTTTACGAAGCCTATCAACAGGATACACCAAAAATTCTCAAAATTCTCAAAGAAGAATTAGCAAATGATAGTAAAGCCTTATCACTTTTTCAACAAGAAGCCTATGTTTTAGAAAAATTAAATCATTATGGTATTCCCCAAACAGAAGGTTATTTTCCCTATGAAACCAAAATGGGTTTAATCTTGCATTGTATGGTTATGGAAAAAATCGAGGGACCAAACCTAGAACAATGGCTAAAACAACAACAAAACCGTCCCATTTCTCAAGCCCAAGCCATAGCTTGGTTAAAACAGTTAGCAGAAATTTTAGAATTAATTCATCACAATCAATATCTACATCGAGATATTAAACCATCAAATATCATGATTCGTCCTGATGGACAATTGGTATTAATTGATTTTGGTACAGCTAGGGAAGTTACAAAAACCTATCTGGCTAATCATGGCAGCGTGACAGCAATTATGTCATCAGGTTATAGTCCTCCAGAACAAATGCGAGGACAAGCTATAGCCCAATCAGATTTTTTTGCATTAGGACGCACCTTTATATTTTTATTAACGGGATATCAACCTACTCAATTATATAATTCTCACTTAGATGTTTTAGAATGGCGACATCATGCAACTCATGTTTCTCCATTACTATTAAACTTTATTGATTGGTTAATGATCAATGAAGTAAATAAACGTCCTGAAAATGCCAGAAAAATATTAGATAAATTGACCGAACTGGAAAATCAACTTATAGGAATGATAGGAAGTTCTGCTGCTACAGTAAATGTAGTAGGTGGGTTTAAAACTGAAATACTTAACAAATTAGCTACTAATCATACCGTTCTCCCACCACAGAAGCAGCCTGAAAAATTACCATTGTTAGCATGGTTATCTGCTTTAATAGTTGCCTTATTATTACTTTGGTCTGTAGCACTAGCCAACAGAAATAATAAATTCACCGTTCTTCCCCCTGATTATGGACAACCACCAGTCAAAAAAGGCAAAGTTGATTATTTTCCCTATGAAGAAGGCAAAGATAGTCAAGGAAAAGTTGCTGAATTTAATATTGCAGTCTTATCAGTAGAATATAAATGGCAATTAGGTAGCACATACCAAATTAAATATAACGATCAAACCATTACTCTTGACTCCTTAAAATCAAATTTAGAACAAGAAGGTATTCAGAGAATCATGGAAAATCCTAGCGAGATTATTTCTGTGGGAACAGCCTCTTGTGAAGGTGATATTGCCGCCGAACAGAGTCGGGCTTTACAACGTTCTCAGCAAATCCAACTATTAGGAAAAAAGATATTTAGTAATATACCCAGCGTCAAAGGCTATCGCTTATTAAATCTGGGACAATTCCAAAGAAAAGATTGTCAAGCAAATCAAGATTCAACAGCTTATCAACGCAGCATCATTATTATTGGTGTCAAAAAACAAGCCGAAGGCGTAATATTAGATGAAGCCTTACGAAATAGATTAGAAAAAAAGCCTTTTGCTGATTTTAAATTAGAAGATTATTCTTTGGGGGCGATAAATAAATTCAAAACCATACCCAGCAATTTATGA
- a CDS encoding alpha/beta fold hydrolase: MPVRQTLSTSDIQLSYLEWNQGQEPLLLLHGMADNALVWSSLGDYLAADYHIVAPDMRGHGESSKPERDYTFESAIADLEALMDKLEWSAAHIVSHSWTGKLAAIWARQNPPRLRSITLVDPIFIWKMPSFLKITFPLLYRVLPFLKSMGPFASYEEAEQKIRQLSQYQNWNSWQQQVFQASIEQKPDGSWGSKFTIAARDGIFDAVMDVPGFIHPVETPALFIQPEKGVNRQDWQIQPYKTNLKKLHLCQVPGNHWPFLSNPDEFNQTVATFLAAQT; the protein is encoded by the coding sequence ATGCCTGTACGTCAAACTCTATCAACGTCTGATATTCAACTTTCTTATCTAGAGTGGAATCAAGGCCAAGAACCATTACTGTTGTTACATGGTATGGCTGATAATGCTTTGGTTTGGTCTAGTTTGGGAGATTATTTGGCAGCAGATTACCATATAGTTGCACCAGATATGCGGGGTCATGGTGAGAGTAGTAAGCCAGAGAGGGATTATACTTTTGAGAGTGCGATCGCTGATTTGGAAGCATTAATGGATAAACTGGAATGGTCTGCTGCTCATATCGTCAGTCATTCTTGGACAGGGAAATTAGCCGCTATTTGGGCTAGACAAAACCCACCACGCTTACGGAGTATCACCCTAGTAGATCCTATTTTTATCTGGAAAATGCCCAGTTTCCTAAAAATCACATTTCCCCTGTTGTACCGCGTCTTACCTTTCCTCAAAAGCATGGGACCATTTGCTAGTTACGAGGAAGCCGAACAAAAGATTAGACAACTCAGCCAATATCAAAATTGGAATTCTTGGCAACAGCAAGTTTTTCAAGCCAGCATTGAACAAAAACCCGATGGTAGTTGGGGTAGCAAATTTACAATTGCAGCCCGTGACGGGATTTTTGACGCAGTAATGGACGTACCAGGTTTTATTCACCCCGTGGAAACTCCTGCCCTCTTTATACAACCAGAAAAAGGTGTAAACCGCCAAGATTGGCAAATTCAACCTTACAAAACTAACTTAAAAAAGTTACATCTCTGTCAAGTTCCTGGAAATCATTGGCCTTTTTTAAGTAACCCAGACGAATTTAATCAGACAGTTGCCACTTTTTTAGCAGCACAAACATGA